The genome window CTGATTGCCAAGCGCCAGCTTGAACATCTGAGGCGCCGGTCGAATGAAACGCAGATCATCCTCCTTGTTCCGCAGCATCTTCATCAGTCCCAAGCTCATGGGCAATGTCAGAAGCAGAATGGCGTACAGGGGGCTGAAGTAGATGAGGGAGAAGCAGAACGAGTAAAGCACCACTAGCAGTGCGCCGACCGCTTTGACCGCTCTTTCCAATCCCAATCTCACACACCAGTCCTTCTCCCCTCCTTCCAGGTGCGCCTTATATCCGGACATCTGGTCCACGAATCGCATCAGCATGACCGTCAGACCGACGGTCAGAGCGATCAGGAACATCTCCCAGGACCATATCTGGACGATGACGTAGTATGTGAAGAAGGACATCATGAAGAAAGACATACCCACGTCCAGCTCTCCCAATCCCCGCGCCCCCAGGTTCAGAGGCGGGGCGGTGTAGAAGTAGGAGAGGAAGAACGCGACCGCTCCCAATATGATCACGAGCCAGCCGCCATGCATGATGACGGGGATGGATACCAGCAGGGCTCCCAGGGCGATGATGCCGATGATTATTCGTCCATTCCTCTCACTGACCTCTCCCTTATCGAAGGTGTTCCCCGTCCAGTATACCCTCTCGTCATAGATCTCCTTGAGGGCCACTTCCAGCTCAGGCGTGCGAAATTGGAAGCGGGAGGCATCGGTGCCGCTCTTGTGGTCAAAGTAATCATTGGAGATATTGACGAACATGGCCAGGAAGAACACGTCCAGAGGTATCAGGAACGCCAGCAGCAAATCATCGTTCACGCTCAAGGCGAAGGCGGCCCCGGTCACCGAGGCCATGACGAAGGGCAAGGTGTAGCTTATCCTCAACAGGTTCAATATCTTGCGCCAGGCCACGGTCATCTCCATTCTCTCACCATCGGGGTAAAAAGGAAAAGGGGATTTAACCGTTGCTTTAAAGATAGCCGTTCTCCCGATACCAGGCCACGGTCTCCCTCATGCCCTCTGGCAGGTCGTAATCCGGCTCGTAGCCCAGCTCCCGCCTGGCCCTGTCGATGGTGAAGGACCGATCGCTGGTGACGCTCTCCACAGTTTCCCGGCGGTAAAGAAAGTTCTTCCGGCCGATCAGGGTGTTGAATCCCTCGATAGGAAACATCATGATATTGGCCAACCTCTTCGTCAACCTCCATCGAGGCTCCGGTTGGCCGAATATACTGGCAAGGAGCCGATACACCTCTTCATAGGTGTACGGTCTGGCCTGGGAGATGATGTAGGTTCGGCCGACGGCCCCTGGGTTGTCCAATGCCAGCAGGAATCCCTTGACCACGTCCTTGACGTGCACGAACTGGATATAGTTCTTCCCCGAGCCGATGATGAACTTGGAGGCGAAGCCTTTGAACGAGGTGATG of Methanomassiliicoccales archaeon contains these proteins:
- a CDS encoding prenyltransferase translates to MEMTVAWRKILNLLRISYTLPFVMASVTGAAFALSVNDDLLLAFLIPLDVFFLAMFVNISNDYFDHKSGTDASRFQFRTPELEVALKEIYDERVYWTGNTFDKGEVSERNGRIIIGIIALGALLVSIPVIMHGGWLVIILGAVAFFLSYFYTAPPLNLGARGLGELDVGMSFFMMSFFTYYVIVQIWSWEMFLIALTVGLTVMLMRFVDQMSGYKAHLEGGEKDWCVRLGLERAVKAVGALLVVLYSFCFSLIYFSPLYAILLLTLPMSLGLMKMLRNKEDDLRFIRPAPQMFKLALGNQ